The proteins below come from a single Paracoccus sp. SCSIO 75233 genomic window:
- the gltA gene encoding citrate synthase, with the protein MADTKPAVLSVYGKEIELPVLTPTAGPECVDIRKLYGQGDVFTYDPGFTSTASCDSAITFIDGDKGELWYRGYPIEQLADGSHYLEVCYLLLYGELPSKEQLDDFERRVTRHTMVHEQMHNFFRGFRRDAHPMATMVGVVGAMSAFYHDSTDIGDPWQREVASIRLIAKLPTIAAMAYKYSIGQPFVYPRNDLDYASNFLHMCFAVPAEEYKVDPALARAMDRIFTLHADHEQNASTSTVRLAGSSGANPFACIAAGIACLWGPAHGGANQACLEMLREIGSVDRIPEYIARAKDKDDPFRLMGFGHRVYKNFDPRAKVMKESADEVLELLGVEDNETLKVAKELERIALEDEYFVEKKLYPNVDFYSGIILEAMGFPTSMFTPIFALSRTVGWISQWKEMLSDPQAKIGRPRQLYVGEGKRDYIPVEKR; encoded by the coding sequence ATGGCTGACACTAAACCTGCGGTCCTGTCTGTCTACGGCAAGGAAATTGAGCTTCCCGTACTGACACCGACGGCTGGCCCGGAATGCGTCGACATTCGAAAACTTTACGGTCAGGGCGACGTTTTCACCTATGACCCGGGCTTCACCTCTACCGCATCCTGCGATTCCGCCATCACCTTTATCGACGGCGACAAGGGCGAGCTTTGGTATCGCGGCTATCCGATCGAACAACTCGCGGACGGCTCTCACTATCTGGAAGTCTGCTACCTGCTGCTTTACGGCGAACTGCCGAGCAAGGAGCAGCTTGATGATTTCGAGCGTCGCGTGACCCGTCACACGATGGTTCATGAGCAGATGCACAATTTCTTCCGCGGGTTCCGCCGCGATGCGCACCCGATGGCGACAATGGTCGGCGTTGTCGGCGCAATGTCGGCCTTCTACCACGATTCGACCGATATCGGTGACCCGTGGCAGCGCGAAGTCGCCTCCATCCGGCTGATCGCGAAGCTGCCCACGATTGCTGCGATGGCGTATAAATATTCCATCGGGCAGCCCTTCGTGTATCCGCGCAACGATCTCGATTACGCGTCGAACTTCCTGCATATGTGTTTCGCCGTCCCGGCAGAGGAATATAAGGTCGATCCGGCGCTCGCGCGCGCCATGGACCGGATCTTCACGCTTCACGCCGATCACGAGCAGAACGCTTCGACCTCCACCGTACGCCTCGCCGGTTCCTCGGGCGCGAACCCGTTTGCCTGCATCGCGGCAGGGATTGCCTGCCTGTGGGGGCCTGCGCATGGCGGCGCCAACCAGGCCTGTCTGGAAATGCTGCGCGAAATTGGCAGCGTCGACCGCATCCCGGAATATATCGCCCGCGCCAAGGACAAGGACGATCCGTTCCGCCTGATGGGCTTCGGTCACCGCGTCTACAAGAATTTCGATCCGCGTGCGAAGGTGATGAAGGAATCGGCTGACGAGGTTCTGGAACTGCTCGGCGTTGAGGATAACGAGACGCTGAAAGTCGCCAAGGAGCTTGAGCGGATCGCCCTTGAGGACGAATATTTCGTCGAGAAGAAGCTCTATCCGAACGTGGACTTCTACTCCGGCATCATTCTGGAGGCTATGGGCTTCCCGACCTCGATGTTCACCCCGATCTTCGCGCTGTCGCGCACCGTCGGCTGGATTTCGCAGTGGAAGGAGATGCTGTCGGACCCGCAGGCCAAGATCGGCCGTCCGCGTCAGCTTTATGTCGGCGAGGGCAAACGCGACTATATCCCGGTCGAAAAACGCTGA
- a CDS encoding biotin transporter BioY yields MTLSQAALPGRSLTRNVMLVLAGTMLLALSAQASVPMFPVPMTLQTLAISLIGLTYGSRLAAVTLIAYLAEGAVGLPVFSNGGGGLPYMMGPTTGFLIGFVGMAWLTGWLVERGFDRGFGKLFLAAFIPALLLFVPGVLGLKLVTGMGWQAAVMAGAVPFLIGAVVKAVIAAMAVKGGWALFNRR; encoded by the coding sequence ATGACACTTTCGCAAGCTGCGCTTCCGGGCCGCTCACTGACCAGAAACGTGATGCTCGTTTTGGCGGGTACGATGCTTCTGGCGCTGTCGGCACAGGCTTCGGTGCCCATGTTCCCTGTTCCGATGACGTTGCAAACCCTTGCCATTTCCCTGATCGGGCTGACCTATGGCTCGCGTCTGGCGGCGGTCACGCTGATCGCTTATCTGGCCGAAGGTGCTGTCGGGCTTCCGGTCTTCTCGAATGGCGGCGGCGGACTGCCCTACATGATGGGGCCGACCACTGGCTTCCTGATCGGCTTTGTCGGCATGGCCTGGCTGACCGGCTGGCTGGTTGAGCGTGGCTTTGATCGGGGCTTCGGCAAGCTGTTCCTCGCTGCGTTCATTCCGGCGCTTCTGCTGTTCGTCCCGGGCGTGCTGGGTCTGAAACTCGTCACCGGCATGGGCTGGCAAGCTGCAGTCATGGCGGGCGCCGTCCCGTTCCTGATCGGTGCTGTCGTGAAAGCCGTGATTGCCGCGATGGCGGTCAAAGGTGGCTGGGCGCTGTTCAACCGCCGCTGA
- a CDS encoding SDR family oxidoreductase yields the protein MNKSSQKLALVTGASRGLGTALAQALAKREYHIIAVARTTGALEELDDRIRAAGGQAPTLAPMDVTEPQAMMQLVKAIAERWGGLDLWAHCAIFAAPLTPAGHVDGKDLAKSLAINVTATQNLIGLVEPLLQARSGTAIIPDDPRAGEKFFAAYGASKAAQMALARSWQAESERLGPRVIMPQPAPMPTATRARFFPGENRDPLSSCEAEAEKIIAGLQD from the coding sequence ATGAACAAAAGCAGTCAAAAACTGGCACTGGTGACGGGCGCATCGCGTGGGCTGGGCACAGCCCTGGCTCAGGCTCTGGCAAAGCGCGAATACCATATCATTGCTGTCGCCCGAACCACAGGCGCATTGGAAGAACTGGACGACCGCATCCGGGCCGCAGGAGGGCAAGCTCCGACACTCGCGCCGATGGATGTCACGGAACCGCAAGCCATGATGCAACTGGTGAAAGCGATTGCGGAACGCTGGGGCGGGCTTGACCTGTGGGCGCATTGCGCGATCTTCGCCGCGCCGCTGACCCCTGCCGGCCATGTCGATGGCAAGGATCTGGCAAAGTCGCTCGCGATCAATGTCACGGCAACGCAAAACCTGATCGGTCTTGTCGAACCGCTGTTACAGGCGCGCAGCGGCACCGCCATAATCCCGGATGATCCACGCGCCGGAGAGAAATTCTTCGCCGCTTATGGTGCAAGCAAAGCCGCGCAGATGGCGCTGGCCCGGAGCTGGCAGGCGGAATCGGAACGGCTCGGCCCGCGCGTTATAATGCCGCAGCCTGCACCGATGCCGACGGCAACACGCGCCCGCTTCTTTCCCGGGGAAAACCGCGATCCGCTGTCAAGCTGCGAGGCAGAGGCCGAAAAGATCATCGCCGGGTTGCAAGACTAA
- a CDS encoding H-type lectin domain-containing protein, with translation MYLVSPHSVGILNGEVLLFSHFENGGEMWSGRGEREKRVEVRFKDAFRSPPVVTVGLSMWDIDTKANQRLDIRADEVNREGFTIVFRTWGDTQIARARAQWMAIGAVDHVDGWET, from the coding sequence ATGTATCTTGTGAGTCCGCATTCGGTCGGTATTCTGAACGGCGAAGTCCTGCTGTTCTCGCATTTTGAGAACGGCGGTGAAATGTGGTCCGGGCGGGGCGAGCGCGAGAAGCGCGTGGAAGTCCGGTTTAAGGACGCGTTTCGGTCGCCGCCGGTTGTCACGGTCGGGCTATCGATGTGGGATATCGATACAAAAGCCAATCAACGTCTTGATATCAGGGCGGATGAGGTGAACCGCGAAGGTTTCACCATCGTGTTCCGGACATGGGGTGATACGCAGATCGCGCGTGCGCGGGCGCAGTGGATGGCGATCGGCGCGGTAGACCACGTTGATGGGTGGGAAACCTGA
- the atpC gene encoding ATP synthase F1 subunit epsilon: MADTMQFDLVAPERNLLSVPVREVRLPGEDGDLTAMPGHAPAIVNLRPGLVTVIDDKGTESEFAISGGFAEINGESVSLLAEIGRKREDMDQDAFDEMMRAALRKKKAAEQREEQQGAAAGVVAAAAKLLADMEALGAHIGLDPNSANFPD, encoded by the coding sequence ATGGCTGACACCATGCAGTTCGACCTTGTCGCGCCGGAACGGAACCTGCTGTCCGTTCCCGTGCGTGAGGTCCGCCTGCCAGGCGAGGATGGCGATCTGACGGCGATGCCGGGCCATGCGCCCGCCATCGTCAACCTGCGCCCCGGTCTGGTCACGGTGATCGACGACAAAGGCACGGAATCGGAATTCGCGATCTCGGGCGGCTTTGCCGAAATCAACGGCGAATCCGTCTCGCTTCTGGCCGAAATCGGTCGCAAGCGCGAAGATATGGATCAGGACGCTTTCGACGAAATGATGCGTGCTGCCCTGCGGAAGAAGAAAGCGGCGGAGCAGCGGGAAGAGCAGCAAGGTGCGGCGGCAGGTGTTGTCGCTGCGGCCGCGAAGCTGCTTGCCGACATGGAAGCATTGGGCGCCCATATCGGGCTCGATCCGAACTCGGCGAATTTCCCTGACTGA